One genomic segment of Pseudorca crassidens isolate mPseCra1 chromosome X, mPseCra1.hap1, whole genome shotgun sequence includes these proteins:
- the TLR8 gene encoding toll-like receptor 8 codes for MTLHFLLLTCLFLLISDSCEFFAEANYSRSYPCDETKRNGSVIAECNNRRLHEVPQTVDKSVTELDLSGNFIRRITNESFQGLQNLTKIDLNHNVKLWPQNENPAVKNGMTITDGAFLNLKNLRELLLEDNQLQEVPAGLPKSLKELSLIQNRITVLTKKNTSGLRNLESLYLGWNCYFACNETFAVEDGTFENLTKLKVLSLSFNPLFHVPPKLPSSLTELYLSNTKIKNISQEDFKGLRNLKVLDLSGNCPRCFNAPFPCIPCKGGASIQIHPLAFQTLTQLRYLNLSSTSLRKVPATWFDNMHHLKVLHLEFNYLMDEIASGEFLAKLPSLEILDLSYNYELKKYPQYINISQNFSKLTSLQILHLRGYVFQELRNEDFQPLRNLSNLMAINLGVNFIKQIDFTVFQSFSNLKIIYLSENRISPLVSDTKQQNANGSSFQRHILKPRSAVTEFDPHSNFYHNTNPLIKPQCSNYGKALDLSLNSIFFIGIKQFEGFRNISCLNLSSNGNGQALNGTEFSLLRGIKYLDLTNNRLDFDDDAAFSELPLLEVLDLSYNAHYFRIAGVTHRLGFIQNLTQLKVLNLSYNSIFTLTEPYLKSMSLEELVFSGNRLDLLWNAQDVRYWQIFKYLSNLTRLHLASNNLQRIPDEAFLNLPRSLTELYINDNRLNFFNWSLLQQFPHLCLLDLSGNELFFVTDSLSKFTSSLETLLLGQNRISHLPSGFLSEASSLTHLDLSANQLKMINKSTFETKTATKLAILELGRNPFDCTCDIGDFREWMDGNLNVTIPRLTDVICASPGDQQGKSIVSLELTTCVSDTIAAIFCFFTFFVTISVMLAALAHHWFYWDAWFLYHVCLAKVKGYRSLSTSQTFYDAYVSYDTKDASVTDWVINELRFHLEESEDKNVLLCLEERDWDPGLAIIDNLMQSINQSRKTIFVLTKKYAKNWNFKTAFYLALQRLIDENMDVIVFILLEPVLQHSQYLRLRQRICKSSILQWPDNPKAEGLFWQSLKNVVLTANDSRYNNLYVDSIKQY; via the coding sequence ATGACTCTTCACTTTTTGCTTCTGACCTGCCTTTTCCTGCTAATCTCTGATTCCTGTGAGTTCTTCGCTGAAGCAAATTATTCTAGAAGCTATCCTTGCGATGAGACAAAACGAAATGGCTCCGTTATTGCAGAATGTAACAATCGTCGATTACACGAGGTACCCCAAACAGTGGACAAAAGTGTGACAGAACTAGACCTATCTGGTAATTTCATCAGACGCATAACAAATGAATCATTTCAAGGGCTGCAAAATCTGACTAAGATCGATCTAAACCATAACGTCAAGCTGTGGCCCCAGAATGAAAATCCTGCTGTAAAGAACGGTATGACTATTACAGACGGGGCATTTCTCAACCTAAAAAACCTAAGGGAGTTACTGCTTGAAGACAACCAGTTACAAGAAGTACCGGCTGGTTTGCCAAAATCTTTGAAAGAACTTAGTCTAATTCAAAATAGAATAACTGTGTTAACGAAAAAGAACACTTCTGGACTTAGGAATCTGGAAAGTCTCTATTTGGGCTGGAACTGTTACTTTGCTTGTAATGAAACCTTTGCCGTAGAAGATGGAACCTTTGAAAACCTTACCAAGTTGAAGGTGCTGTCATTATCTTTTAATCCCCTTTTCCACGTGCCACCCAAACTGCCAAGCTCCCTAACAGAGCTCTATCTTAGCAACACCAAGATCAAAAACATCAGTCAAGAAGACTTCAAGGGactgagaaatttaaaagtaCTAGATTTAAGTGGGAACTGCCCGAGATGTTTTAACGCGCCATTTCCCTGCATACCTTGCAAAGGAGGTGCTTCAATTCAGATACATCCTCTTGCTTTTCAAACCCTGACCCAACTTCGCTACCTAAACCTCTCTAGCACTTCGCTCCGGAAGGTTCCTGCGACCTGGTTTGACAACATGCATCATCTAAAGGTGCTGCATCTCGAATTCAACTATTTAATGGACGAAATAGCCTCTGGGGAATTTTTGGCAAAACTGCCCTCCTTAGAAATACTTGACTTATCTTACAACTATGAGCTGAAAAAATATCCACAGTACATtaatatttctcaaaatttttCAAAGCTTACATCTCTCCAGATATTGCATTTAAGAGGTTATGTGTTCCAGGAACTTAGAAACGAAGATTTCCAGCCCCTGAGGAACCTCTCAAATTTAATGGCTATCAACTTGGGCGTTAATTTTATTAAGCAAATTGATTTTACCGTTTTCCAGTCGTTCTCCAACCTGAAAATCATTTACTTGTCCGAAAACAGAATATCACCCTTGGTCAGTGATACCAAGCAACAAAATGCAAATGGCTCCTCTTTCCAAAGGCATATCCTTAAGCCACGGTCAGCAGTTACTGAGTTTGACCCACATTCGAATTTTTATCATAACACCAATCCTTTGATAAAGCCACAATGTTCCAATTACGGCAAAGCCTTAGATTTAAGCTTGAACAGTATTTTCTTTATTGGGATAAAGCAATTTGAAGGTTTTAGGAACATTTCCTGTTTAAATCTGTCTTCAAATGGCAACGGTCAAGCGTTAAATGGAACTGAGTTTTCACTTTTGCGTGGTATCAAGTATTTGGACTTGACAAACAACAGACTAGACTTTGACGATGACGCTGCTTTCAGCGAATTGCCATTGTTAGAAGTTCTAGATCTGAGCTACAATGCGCACTACTTCCGAATAGCAGGGGTAACACACCGTCTAGGATTTATTCAAAATTTAACTCAGCTGAAAGTTTTAAACTTGAGCTACAATAGTATTTTTACTTTAACAGAACCATACCTGAAAAGCATGTCCCTGGAAGAATTAGTTTTCAGTGGAAACCGCCTTGACCTTTTGTGGAATGCTCAAGATGTCAGGTACtggcaaatttttaaatatctcagCAATCTGACACGGCTTCATTTAGCCTCTAATAACCTTCAGCGTATCCCCGATGAAGCCTTCCTTAACTTGCCCCGGAGTCTCACCGAACTATATATAAATGATAATAGGTTAAATTTCTTTAACTGGTCATTACTAcagcagtttcctcatctctgcttGCTTGACTTAAGTGGGAACGAGCTGTTCTTTGTAACTGACAGCCTATCGAAATTCACATCTTCTCTTGAGACACTGCTCCTGGGTCAAAACAGGATTTCCCACCTGCCGTCCGGCTTTCTTTCCGAAGCCAGCAGTCTGACACACCTCGATTTAAGTGCCAACCAGCTCAAGATGATCAACAAATCCACGTTTGAAACTAAGACCGCCACCAAGTTAGCCATTTTGGAACTAGGTAGAAACCCTTTTGACTGTACCTGTGACATCGGAGATTTTCGAGAATGGATGGATGGGAATCTGAACGTCACAATTCCCAGATTGACAGATGTCATTTGCGCCAGTCCTGGGGATCAACAAGGCAAGAGTATTGTGAGTCTAGAGCTCACAACTTGTGTTTCAGATACCATTGCGGCAATATTCTGTTTCTTCACCTTTTTTGTCACCATCTCAGTTATGCTGGCTGCCCTGGCTCATCATTGGTTTTACTGGGATGCTTGGTTTCTCTATCATGTGTGCTTAGCTAAGGTAAAAGGCTACAGGTCTCTTTCCACATCCCAGACTTTCTACGATGCTTACGTTTCTTATGACACCAAAGATGCCTCTGTCACGGACTGGGTGATCAATGAGCTGCGCTTCCACCTGGAAGAGAGTGAGGACAAAAATGTGCTCCTCTGTTTAGAGGAAAGGGATTGGGACCCGGGACTCGCCATCATCGACAACCTCATGCAGAGCATCAACCAAAGCAGGAAAACAATATTTGTTCTAACCAAAAAGTATGCCAAAAACTGGAACTTTAAAACAGCTTTCTACTTGGCCTTGCAGAGGCTAATCGATGAGAATATGGATGTGATCGTCTTTATTCTGCTGGAGCCAGTGTTGCAGCATTCGCAGTATTTGAGGCTGCGGCAGAGGATCTGCAAGAGCTCCATCCTCCAGTGGCCCGACAACCCCAAGGCGGAAGGCTTGTTTTGGCAGAGTCTGAAAAATGTCGTCTTAACTGCAAATGATTCACGGTATAACAATTTGTATGTCGATTCCATTAAGCAGTACTAA